In Scytonema millei VB511283, a single window of DNA contains:
- a CDS encoding response regulator, giving the protein MKILVVEDDELVAHALTAVLTNQNYAVEVAIDGLAAWDLVQAFDYDLIVLDVVIPKLDGISLCRQIRSKGLSTPILLLTGRDSSHDKAIGLDAGADDYLIKPFDEEELVARLRALLRRSGLVSQPVLKWGNLQLDPSSCEATYNQKHLSLTPKEYALLELFLRNSRRVFSCGTILEHLWSYEDIPSEEAVRTHIKGLRQKLKAAGANSDLLETVYGIGYRLKPLENKGAGSREQGAGGRRELGEKKQPSSRSVAPASTVNQQLTTPNLTSEQQTLSAVAGIWHKFKPRVAEQIGVLEQASAAVSTNNTLSSELLESARKEAHTLAGSLGTFGLAQGSKLAKEIEQMLKGDRAVLQSEATNFCQLVLALRQEIEQKGEVGKPQADSEQPLLLIVDRNGSIAQQLTAAAPDRGFRVAIANNLDTARNKLYQEHPSIVLLDPDLCPRHEESLSLLAELKQRQPPVPVLVLTEQTDLSHRLQIARSGGCTFLQKPMPVAQVLEAIAQSLENAPHAEAHLLVVDDDPKILAVLPALLKPWGMKVTTLDDPRRFWETLEATAPDLLILDVEMPYVNGIDLCQVVRNEPRWSELPILFLTVHHDADIVDRVFSAGADDFVSKPIVGSELVTRIVNRLERMKLLHRINQVRATKNVESENRFQPNEQLQSELNDRQRTQEALQNSQALFAGIVEIADDAIISIDSNQRITLFNSGAERIFGYSAAEAIGQPLDLLLPKRFAIAHRQHVTEFGQSPNLARRMGERREIYGYRKDGTEFPAEASISKLNLGGETVYTVYLHDVSDRKQIERMKDEFISVVSHELRTPLTSIHGSLGMLASGLLQPDSPQGQRLLQIATDSTERLVRLINDILDIERIESGKVKMEKESCDVTELITQAVNVMQPLADKAGITLSVSSLPIQVWADPDRIVQTLTNLLSNAIKFSPTGSTVWLSVEAGSREQGAGSRGKRAGGAEGAILGTSHQSLVTDNRQLLTNNQLPTTNVIFQIKDTGRGIPADKLDSIFERFQQVDSTDSRKHDGTGLGLAICRSIVQQHEGQIWVESVLGEGSTFYFTLPVLQAKSSIEADDLTNSLLLAAQSQLLQVATQHGGSSSPLVLICDDDPDVGAELQTLLENQGYRTVVVHSGQEAIASAATLHPDAILLDLLMPKMNGWEVMAKLKERSDTKDIPIVICSICAPSQSSLSQNSSAWVSKPVDENSLFDSLKLALAKNARPVRVLLVEDDAELADLLLALLKSHNIETFLAKNGREAIRLSQEIKPDLLILDLILPQVDGFGVVEWLHQHDRLYSIPLVVYSAQDLDQSERNRLKLGHTEFLTKGRVSPQEFEQRVLELIGQMTQSKPHNANNDQ; this is encoded by the coding sequence ATGAAAATCTTAGTTGTAGAAGATGACGAGTTAGTAGCCCATGCCCTTACTGCCGTCCTCACCAACCAAAACTATGCTGTTGAGGTTGCTATTGATGGTCTTGCTGCTTGGGATTTAGTCCAAGCTTTCGATTACGACTTAATCGTACTGGATGTCGTCATACCTAAACTGGATGGCATTAGTCTTTGTCGTCAAATCAGATCTAAAGGTTTGTCAACGCCAATTTTATTGTTAACTGGTCGAGATAGCAGCCACGATAAAGCGATTGGACTAGATGCGGGTGCAGATGATTACTTAATTAAACCTTTTGATGAAGAAGAATTAGTTGCTCGGCTCAGAGCGCTGTTGCGTCGTAGCGGTTTGGTTTCTCAACCAGTGCTAAAGTGGGGCAATTTGCAGCTAGACCCTAGTAGTTGTGAGGCAACTTATAATCAAAAGCATTTGTCATTAACTCCCAAGGAATACGCGCTTTTAGAGTTGTTTTTACGTAACAGTCGCCGCGTTTTTAGTTGTGGCACGATCTTGGAACATCTTTGGTCTTATGAAGACATTCCCAGCGAAGAAGCCGTGCGGACTCATATTAAAGGATTGCGGCAAAAACTCAAAGCCGCAGGAGCTAATAGCGATCTGCTCGAAACTGTTTACGGGATTGGTTATCGTCTCAAGCCATTGGAAAATAAGGGAGCAGGGAGCAGGGAGCAGGGAGCAGGCGGGAGAAGAGAGCTGGGGGAGAAAAAACAACCGTCTTCACGCAGTGTAGCGCCAGCGTCTACTGTCAACCAACAACTAACAACTCCAAATCTCACATCAGAACAACAGACACTATCGGCAGTTGCAGGAATTTGGCATAAATTTAAGCCCAGGGTTGCAGAACAGATTGGCGTGTTGGAGCAAGCATCTGCTGCTGTCAGTACAAATAATACCTTATCTTCAGAACTGCTCGAATCGGCACGAAAAGAAGCGCACACTCTAGCAGGCTCGTTAGGAACTTTCGGCTTGGCGCAAGGATCGAAACTGGCGAAAGAAATTGAGCAGATGCTAAAAGGCGATCGCGCTGTCTTGCAATCTGAGGCAACAAATTTTTGCCAGCTAGTGTTGGCTCTGCGTCAAGAAATTGAGCAGAAAGGAGAAGTAGGTAAGCCACAAGCAGATTCAGAGCAACCATTGCTACTGATAGTCGATCGCAATGGCTCGATCGCCCAACAGTTAACCGCAGCAGCTCCAGACAGAGGATTCAGGGTGGCGATCGCTAACAACCTCGATACTGCTAGAAACAAACTTTATCAAGAGCATCCCAGTATTGTCCTGCTCGATCCCGATCTCTGTCCGCGTCATGAAGAGAGTTTGAGCTTGCTAGCAGAACTGAAGCAGCGTCAGCCACCCGTACCAGTGCTAGTTTTGACCGAGCAAACAGACTTGAGCCATCGGCTACAGATTGCTCGTAGTGGTGGATGCACTTTTTTGCAAAAGCCGATGCCTGTTGCGCAAGTACTAGAGGCGATCGCGCAATCATTAGAAAATGCACCCCATGCAGAAGCCCATCTCCTTGTTGTGGACGACGATCCAAAAATCCTCGCCGTGTTACCAGCATTGCTCAAGCCTTGGGGAATGAAAGTGACAACTCTAGACGATCCGCGTCGGTTTTGGGAAACTTTAGAAGCCACTGCGCCGGATCTGTTGATTCTAGATGTGGAAATGCCTTATGTCAATGGCATCGATTTATGCCAAGTGGTACGTAACGAGCCGCGCTGGAGCGAACTACCAATTTTATTTTTGACAGTCCATCACGATGCCGACATTGTAGATCGGGTTTTTAGTGCTGGTGCAGATGATTTTGTGAGTAAGCCGATTGTGGGTTCCGAACTCGTGACTCGGATTGTCAATCGCTTAGAGCGGATGAAATTACTACACCGGATTAACCAAGTCAGAGCAACCAAAAATGTCGAAAGCGAAAATCGCTTCCAGCCGAACGAGCAACTCCAGTCAGAGTTAAACGATCGCCAGCGCACCCAAGAAGCATTACAAAATTCTCAAGCCTTATTTGCTGGAATCGTAGAAATAGCTGATGACGCGATTATTTCAATCGATAGCAATCAACGCATCACCTTGTTTAACTCTGGAGCCGAGAGAATATTCGGCTACTCGGCAGCAGAAGCGATCGGACAACCGCTTGACTTGTTGCTACCAAAGCGTTTTGCCATAGCACATCGTCAGCACGTAACGGAATTCGGTCAATCTCCAAATTTAGCTCGCCGGATGGGAGAACGACGCGAAATTTACGGTTACCGCAAGGATGGGACTGAATTTCCTGCCGAGGCAAGTATCTCCAAGTTAAATTTGGGAGGAGAAACAGTTTATACGGTTTACTTGCATGATGTGAGCGATCGCAAGCAAATCGAGCGGATGAAAGATGAGTTTATTTCCGTCGTCAGCCACGAACTCCGCACGCCTTTGACTTCGATTCACGGTTCTTTAGGAATGCTTGCGAGTGGTTTACTCCAGCCAGACTCACCGCAGGGACAACGCTTATTGCAAATTGCCACCGATAGCACCGAACGCTTGGTACGCCTGATCAACGACATTCTCGATATCGAGCGGATCGAGTCGGGTAAGGTGAAGATGGAAAAAGAAAGCTGCGATGTTACTGAGTTGATAACTCAAGCCGTAAACGTGATGCAGCCTCTTGCCGACAAAGCTGGGATTACCTTATCTGTTTCTAGCCTACCGATTCAGGTATGGGCAGATCCAGACCGCATCGTTCAAACTCTCACCAATCTACTTTCTAACGCGATTAAATTCTCGCCTACTGGTAGTACTGTTTGGTTGAGTGTGGAAGCAGGGAGCAGGGAGCAGGGAGCAGGGAGCAGGGGGAAGAGAGCTGGGGGAGCTGAGGGAGCAATTCTAGGCACTAGCCACCAGTCACTAGTCACTGATAACCGTCAACTGTTAACCAACAACCAACTACCGACTACCAACGTTATATTCCAAATTAAAGACACCGGACGCGGTATTCCAGCCGACAAGCTCGATAGTATATTTGAACGATTTCAACAAGTTGACTCAACAGATTCTCGCAAACATGATGGGACTGGTTTAGGGTTGGCAATTTGCCGCAGTATCGTACAACAACATGAAGGACAGATTTGGGTTGAAAGCGTTTTGGGTGAGGGCAGTACTTTTTACTTTACGCTGCCTGTCTTGCAAGCTAAATCTAGTATTGAAGCGGATGATTTAACTAACTCTTTACTCCTCGCTGCTCAAAGCCAACTGCTGCAAGTTGCGACTCAACACGGTGGTTCTTCCTCTCCCTTGGTATTAATTTGTGACGACGATCCTGATGTTGGAGCTGAACTACAAACCCTGCTAGAAAATCAGGGCTATCGCACGGTCGTCGTGCATTCTGGACAAGAAGCGATCGCCTCTGCTGCTACCTTACATCCTGATGCAATTTTACTAGATTTGCTGATGCCAAAAATGAATGGCTGGGAGGTAATGGCAAAGCTGAAAGAGCGATCGGATACGAAAGACATTCCCATCGTTATTTGTAGTATTTGCGCTCCCAGTCAGAGTTCGCTCAGTCAAAATTCGAGCGCTTGGGTGAGTAAGCCAGTCGATGAAAACTCGCTGTTTGACTCTCTCAAGCTAGCTTTAGCGAAAAATGCTCGACCAGTCCGTGTATTGTTGGTTGAGGATGATGCCGAGTTAGCCGACCTTTTGCTCGCACTGCTGAAAAGTCATAATATTGAAACTTTTCTTGCCAAAAATGGACGCGAGGCAATTCGCTTGAGCCAGGAAATCAAACCCGATTTACTAATTCTCGATCTGATTCTGCCTCAAGTGGATGGATTTGGTGTCGTTGAGTGGCTGCACCAGCACGATCGCCTTTACAGTATTCCTTTAGTCGTCTATTCTGCCCAAGATCTCGACCAGTCGGAGCGAAATCGGCTGAAGCTAGGACATACGGAGTTTCTGACCAAAGGACGAGTCTCTCCTCAAGAATTTGAGCAAAGGGTATTGGAGTTAATCGGACAAATGACTCAAAGCAAACCGCACAACGCTAACAATGACCAATAA
- the dtd gene encoding D-aminoacyl-tRNA deacylase has translation MRVIIQRVKSSYVTVGEQTIGKIGRGLNLLVGIADTDTAAELDWMARKCLELRLFGAEEGNDRWQKSVTEIDGELLVVSQFTLYGDCRKGRRPSFDRSAAPEAAKKLYDLFVDKLRDSGLKVETGEFGAMMHVFIDNDGPVTLLLEREAI, from the coding sequence ATGCGCGTCATCATTCAGCGAGTTAAATCTTCTTACGTCACCGTTGGCGAACAAACTATTGGCAAAATTGGACGGGGTTTAAACTTGCTGGTGGGAATTGCCGATACTGATACGGCAGCAGAACTCGACTGGATGGCGCGTAAATGTTTGGAATTGCGTCTATTCGGTGCAGAGGAAGGGAACGATCGCTGGCAAAAATCCGTCACAGAAATCGATGGCGAACTCTTAGTTGTCAGTCAGTTTACTCTGTATGGCGATTGTCGTAAAGGTCGCCGCCCTTCCTTCGACCGCTCGGCTGCACCAGAAGCAGCGAAAAAGCTATACGATTTGTTTGTAGATAAGTTACGCGACAGTGGTTTAAAAGTAGAAACGGGAGAGTTTGGCGCGATGATGCATGTTTTTATTGATAATGATGGTCCCGTGACTTTGCTATTAGAGCGAGAAGCCATATAA
- a CDS encoding (Fe-S)-binding protein: MQTSENPLNNHLLDPETGSIKNLKGFDPQHPPDPKLIDTCVHCGFCLSTCPSYRVIGKEMDSPRGRIYLMDAINEGEIALNTATVQHFDSCLGCLACVTTCPSGVQYDKLISATRPQVERNYPRSLGDRLYRKLIFSFFPYPHRLRWMLVPLFLYQLLGVQKLVRATKILKYVSPRLAAMESILPKITLKSFRDDLPTVIPAQGEKRYRVGVILGCVQRLFFSPINEATVRVLTANGCEVVIPKSQGCCAALPHHQGQEEQAKALARQMIDAFADTDVDAVIINAAGCGHTLKEYGHLLQDDPEYREKAQAFAANVKDVQEFLATVGLTTQLSPLSEKPLTLVYQDACHLLHGQKISVQPRQLLRQIPGVQLREPIDAALCCGSAGVYNMLQPDVADELGQQKVQNLLNTGANLIASANPGCTLQISKHLKLQGKKISVMHPMELLDLAIRGIQLSVTSYQ, from the coding sequence ATGCAAACTTCAGAAAATCCTTTAAATAACCATTTACTAGATCCAGAAACGGGGTCAATTAAGAATTTAAAAGGATTCGATCCACAACATCCCCCCGATCCGAAACTCATCGATACCTGCGTTCACTGCGGCTTTTGCTTATCTACCTGTCCCAGTTATCGTGTCATCGGTAAAGAGATGGATTCGCCTAGAGGTCGAATTTACCTGATGGACGCAATTAACGAAGGCGAAATTGCCCTCAATACCGCTACAGTACAGCACTTCGATTCTTGTTTGGGATGCCTTGCTTGCGTTACGACTTGTCCTTCAGGCGTGCAGTATGACAAATTAATTTCTGCCACTCGTCCCCAGGTAGAACGCAACTATCCCCGTAGTTTAGGCGATCGCCTCTACAGAAAGTTAATTTTCTCCTTTTTTCCCTATCCCCATCGCCTACGGTGGATGCTAGTGCCTTTGTTTCTGTATCAATTGTTAGGCGTGCAAAAACTCGTCCGCGCTACCAAAATCTTGAAATACGTTTCTCCCAGATTGGCGGCGATGGAATCAATCTTGCCCAAAATTACGCTGAAATCTTTTCGGGACGATTTACCCACAGTTATTCCAGCACAGGGAGAAAAGCGCTATCGGGTAGGAGTCATTTTAGGTTGCGTCCAACGGCTATTTTTCTCTCCCATTAATGAAGCTACTGTCAGAGTATTAACAGCAAATGGCTGTGAAGTCGTGATTCCCAAATCTCAAGGCTGCTGTGCGGCGCTACCCCATCACCAGGGACAAGAAGAACAGGCGAAAGCACTAGCAAGACAGATGATAGATGCTTTTGCCGATACAGATGTAGATGCTGTCATTATTAACGCTGCTGGCTGCGGTCATACTTTGAAAGAGTACGGACATCTATTACAAGACGATCCAGAATATCGGGAGAAAGCACAAGCATTTGCAGCCAACGTCAAGGACGTACAAGAGTTTCTTGCTACTGTTGGCTTGACTACACAACTTTCACCCCTATCTGAAAAACCTTTAACTCTGGTTTATCAGGATGCTTGTCATTTATTACACGGGCAAAAAATCAGCGTCCAACCCCGTCAGTTGTTGCGACAAATCCCAGGAGTGCAGTTGCGCGAACCAATCGACGCAGCTTTGTGTTGCGGTAGCGCCGGAGTTTACAATATGCTGCAACCAGATGTTGCCGATGAATTAGGGCAGCAAAAAGTCCAAAATTTATTAAATACAGGCGCGAATTTGATTGCATCTGCCAATCCTGGTTGTACGCTGCAAATTAGCAAGCATTTGAAATTACAAGGGAAAAAGATTTCTGTCATGCATCCGATGGAATTGTTAGATTTGGCAATTCGAGGCATACAGTTATCAGTAACCAGTTATCAGTGA
- a CDS encoding universal stress protein — MFQKILVAVDTSKSSKQVFDTALSLAKANNASLLLLHVVSEEELGSPTPILPSLEYYPSVYEKNMELYQQQREAFTKQGLDMLRSRHQEAMAAGVNVEFRQLSGSPGRLICDFALAWKADLIVTGRRGRRGLSEFFMGSVSNYVLHHAPCSVLTVQSPVQPAEKLQSAEREVSVGSKSSN, encoded by the coding sequence ATGTTCCAAAAAATTTTGGTCGCAGTAGATACGTCAAAAAGTAGCAAACAGGTATTCGATACGGCTTTATCTTTAGCTAAGGCAAACAACGCTAGCCTGTTGTTGTTGCACGTAGTATCAGAAGAAGAACTCGGCAGCCCTACACCGATTTTACCTAGCTTGGAATACTATCCATCGGTGTATGAGAAAAATATGGAATTGTACCAACAGCAGCGAGAAGCTTTTACTAAGCAAGGTCTGGACATGTTGCGATCGCGCCATCAAGAAGCAATGGCTGCTGGGGTTAATGTGGAATTTCGGCAATTATCGGGTAGTCCTGGGCGGCTGATTTGCGATTTTGCTTTGGCTTGGAAGGCAGATTTAATTGTCACCGGACGCAGGGGACGCAGAGGTTTATCTGAATTTTTTATGGGTAGTGTCAGCAATTACGTCTTGCATCACGCTCCTTGTTCTGTCTTAACGGTTCAGTCCCCAGTGCAGCCAGCAGAGAAATTACAGTCGGCTGAACGTGAAGTATCGGTAGGATCGAAGTCTAGCAATTGA
- the ahcY gene encoding adenosylhomocysteinase, producing MTVALDKLKYEIKDPALATLGKQRIEWAGREMPVLRQIRDRFAQEKPFAGIRLVACCHVTTETAHLAIALKAGGADAVLIASNPLSTQDDVAASLVVDHGIPVFAIKGEDNATYSKHVQIALDHRPNIIIDDGSDVVATLIQERQNQIADLIGTTEETTTGIVRLQAMLKDGVLTFPAVNVNDADTKHFFDNRYGTGQSTLDGIVRATNILLAGKTVIVAGYGWCGKGTALRARGMGANVIVTEIDPIKAIEAVMDGFRVLPMAEAAPQGDIFITVTGNKHVIRSEHFDVMKDGAIVCNSGHFDIEIDLKSLKSKAAEVKNVRPFTEQYKLNSGKSVVVIGEGRLVNLAAAEGHPSAVMDMSFANQAMACEYLVKNKGKLAPGLHSIPVEVDKEIARLKLQAMGISVDTLTPEQVEYINSWTSGT from the coding sequence ATGACGGTTGCTCTCGATAAACTAAAGTACGAAATCAAAGATCCTGCTCTAGCAACCTTAGGTAAGCAGCGGATTGAATGGGCTGGGCGCGAGATGCCAGTGTTACGGCAGATTCGCGATCGCTTTGCCCAAGAAAAGCCTTTTGCCGGAATTCGCTTGGTCGCTTGTTGTCACGTTACTACAGAAACAGCACACTTGGCGATCGCCCTCAAAGCTGGTGGTGCAGATGCCGTTTTAATTGCTAGCAACCCTCTGTCTACTCAAGATGATGTAGCAGCTAGCTTAGTTGTAGATCATGGCATTCCCGTCTTTGCAATCAAAGGGGAAGACAACGCCACGTATAGCAAACACGTCCAAATCGCCCTCGATCATCGCCCCAACATTATCATCGATGACGGCAGCGACGTAGTTGCAACTTTAATCCAAGAGCGACAAAACCAAATCGCTGACTTAATCGGTACAACCGAAGAAACCACTACGGGTATCGTTCGCTTGCAAGCGATGTTAAAGGACGGCGTACTGACATTCCCAGCGGTGAATGTTAATGATGCCGATACTAAGCATTTCTTTGATAATCGTTACGGTACGGGTCAATCTACCCTAGATGGGATCGTTCGCGCTACCAATATTCTGCTCGCTGGCAAGACTGTAATTGTTGCTGGTTACGGTTGGTGCGGTAAGGGTACGGCACTACGGGCGCGTGGCATGGGTGCTAATGTCATCGTGACCGAAATTGACCCAATTAAGGCAATTGAAGCAGTTATGGATGGTTTCCGCGTCCTCCCAATGGCAGAAGCTGCACCTCAAGGAGATATCTTCATCACGGTTACAGGTAACAAGCACGTTATCCGAAGCGAACATTTCGACGTGATGAAAGATGGTGCGATCGTCTGTAACTCGGGTCACTTTGATATCGAAATTGACCTCAAGTCTTTAAAATCTAAAGCAGCAGAAGTCAAAAACGTTCGTCCGTTCACCGAACAATACAAACTCAATAGCGGCAAATCAGTTGTCGTCATCGGTGAAGGCAGACTTGTAAACTTGGCAGCAGCAGAAGGACACCCCAGCGCTGTTATGGATATGAGCTTTGCTAACCAAGCTATGGCTTGCGAATATCTAGTGAAAAACAAGGGTAAACTCGCTCCTGGCTTGCACTCCATCCCAGTTGAAGTTGATAAAGAAATTGCTCGATTGAAGCTGCAAGCAATGGGTATCAGCGTTGACACCCTCACACCAGAACAAGTTGAATACATCAATTCTTGGACTTCTGGAACATAA
- a CDS encoding mechanosensitive ion channel family protein, whose amino-acid sequence MDVRSQIQAIAKPKSRRRLVMCFICGILGSSVLNTSVIAPTLAKPTQPANLQQSFSIPGFNSLDLPGIDNFLSAYQPTRDRNNPQRQIYTDWITLDGRRLFQVTASSREELAKRINEVQSNLEKISEAYFAQDSEAEPEVRSQRQTITDANSPTGVSQTLPTISINQQYLFTPTDLDAEVQGETSVQNLASKLVKSLKQDLIAAKQERKPPVLIRRGTIAAGIFVGIVVASWGIRRWRDRLDRVIPMPTTPTDPSESVTTQLTQQQQNNLREVRRRIFQLSQTGVWVGGTLVILGLFPYTRFIPVWILALLQIPIIRIPTVIGLVSIGVYVATRASYVAIDRFTHALANNALLGAQDYVRLQLRVMTISSVAKSVATFGIVALGVLLALSTLGVDLVPVLAGAGLLGVAISLASQSLIKDAINGFLIIVEDQYAVGDVINVGTFGGLVENLNLRITQLRDAEGRLITIPNSEIKIVANLSSRWSRADLSIPVAYNANLDQALFLIEEVGVEMDRDPQWRDQILERPEVLGVDNFGDRGLIIRVWIKTQPLKQWDVAREYRRRLKKAFDRADIAIPVPQQAVWVHTPHTLRSHLDTNDTSKVGK is encoded by the coding sequence GTGGACGTGCGCTCTCAAATTCAGGCGATCGCTAAACCAAAAAGCAGACGACGGCTAGTCATGTGTTTCATTTGCGGCATTTTGGGATCGAGCGTGCTGAATACTTCAGTTATTGCTCCCACTCTAGCCAAACCGACACAGCCAGCGAATTTACAGCAATCGTTCTCTATTCCAGGTTTTAATTCACTCGATCTCCCAGGAATAGACAATTTTCTATCTGCTTACCAACCAACTCGCGATCGCAATAATCCCCAAAGACAGATCTATACTGACTGGATTACCTTAGATGGTCGCCGTTTGTTTCAGGTTACGGCATCTTCTAGGGAGGAGTTAGCCAAGCGGATCAATGAGGTGCAGTCAAACTTAGAAAAAATCAGCGAAGCTTACTTTGCTCAAGATTCTGAAGCGGAACCGGAAGTCAGATCTCAACGACAAACGATTACGGATGCCAATAGCCCGACGGGTGTATCTCAAACTCTGCCAACTATTTCGATTAATCAGCAGTATCTCTTCACCCCTACCGATTTAGATGCTGAGGTTCAAGGAGAAACAAGCGTTCAAAATTTGGCAAGCAAATTAGTCAAATCCCTCAAGCAAGACTTGATTGCAGCCAAACAAGAACGAAAACCTCCAGTTTTGATCCGCCGAGGTACGATCGCCGCTGGAATTTTTGTGGGGATCGTAGTGGCTAGCTGGGGAATTCGCCGTTGGCGCGATCGTTTAGATCGAGTCATCCCGATGCCGACGACTCCCACAGATCCCTCAGAGTCAGTCACGACACAATTAACGCAGCAACAGCAAAATAACTTACGGGAAGTCAGACGAAGAATATTTCAACTATCCCAAACTGGCGTATGGGTTGGCGGAACGTTAGTCATTTTAGGGTTATTCCCTTACACGCGGTTTATTCCAGTTTGGATTTTGGCGTTACTACAAATTCCAATAATTAGAATTCCTACCGTAATTGGGCTGGTTTCAATTGGAGTTTACGTCGCCACTCGCGCCAGCTATGTGGCGATCGATCGCTTTACTCATGCGCTGGCAAATAATGCGTTATTAGGCGCTCAAGACTACGTGCGCTTACAACTACGAGTCATGACAATTTCTAGCGTAGCTAAAAGCGTCGCTACTTTTGGTATCGTTGCTTTAGGTGTACTACTTGCCCTTTCAACTCTGGGTGTAGATTTAGTTCCCGTGTTAGCCGGTGCGGGGCTACTGGGTGTAGCCATATCTCTAGCTTCTCAAAGTTTAATTAAAGATGCGATTAATGGCTTTTTGATTATTGTAGAAGACCAGTACGCTGTAGGTGACGTGATTAACGTCGGTACTTTTGGTGGATTGGTAGAAAATCTCAATCTGCGAATCACTCAGTTGCGCGACGCTGAAGGTAGATTAATTACTATTCCCAATAGTGAAATTAAAATTGTGGCAAACCTTTCTAGTCGGTGGTCGCGTGCCGATTTAAGTATACCCGTTGCCTACAATGCCAACCTCGACCAAGCATTATTTTTAATTGAAGAGGTGGGTGTAGAAATGGATCGAGATCCTCAGTGGCGAGATCAAATTTTAGAACGACCAGAAGTATTGGGAGTAGATAATTTTGGCGATCGCGGTTTAATTATTCGGGTTTGGATTAAAACCCAACCCCTCAAACAATGGGATGTAGCCAGAGAATATCGCCGTCGATTGAAAAAGGCTTTCGATCGCGCCGATATTGCCATTCCCGTACCGCAACAAGCTGTCTGGGTACATACTCCTCATACATTGCGATCGCACCTGGATACTAATGATACTTCTAAGGTTGGAAAGTAA
- a CDS encoding DedA family protein: protein MTEWIVNIMTSLGYLGIGLLMFLENLFPPIPSELIMPLAGFTAAQGNLNIAGAIAAGVIGTVIGALPWYYAGKLLGEERLRDWADKYGKWITITGKDIDRSKHWFDRHGVKAVFFCRMVPGVRTLISLPAGIGDMHIVPFLIYSTVGTILWVGLLTAAGYVLGNNYTLVEEYLAPVSKIVLATLLIGLVIIIIRRNQRR, encoded by the coding sequence ATGACTGAATGGATTGTAAATATCATGACTTCCCTTGGTTATTTGGGAATCGGGTTGTTGATGTTTTTAGAAAACCTTTTTCCCCCTATTCCTTCAGAATTGATCATGCCATTGGCGGGTTTTACAGCAGCACAAGGCAATTTAAATATTGCAGGTGCGATCGCGGCTGGAGTGATAGGAACTGTTATCGGGGCATTACCTTGGTATTATGCAGGTAAATTGTTGGGAGAAGAACGATTAAGAGATTGGGCAGACAAGTACGGTAAATGGATAACTATTACTGGTAAAGATATTGACAGATCGAAACACTGGTTTGACAGACACGGAGTTAAAGCAGTTTTTTTCTGTCGTATGGTTCCTGGGGTGCGAACTTTGATTTCTCTCCCTGCTGGAATCGGCGATATGCATATAGTACCGTTCCTGATCTACTCAACTGTGGGAACGATATTGTGGGTAGGACTATTAACCGCTGCTGGCTACGTTTTGGGTAATAACTATACGCTAGTAGAAGAATACCTCGCGCCTGTTTCTAAAATCGTCCTTGCCACTTTGCTTATTGGTTTAGTCATTATCATTATCAGACGAAATCAGCGGCGATAA